The genomic segment TAAGTCAACCCTTAAACCCATGTGAATCCGGAACGGGTAGCTTGTATAAAATgatattgaaaacaattatttaattctaagaAGTAAATTGAGTATTTTCGATTCGAATAAACTTAGATTAATAACTTCCTGttgcgtattttttttacattgaagagtaaattgtttttttttttacatttaatattcaataaaaacaatagctgggtgtttttttgaaaattctaaattaatatgCTAGACGATTGCAGTAGCAAATGGCTTTGAATCAAGATATAAagcttattgaattattttttggaCAACAAAGATACAATATGGACGGaacatattttaactataaatcaAGTAACAAGAATGAgtacgttttaaataaattaatacaaatgagTACGTATTGAATCGCTTTATTTAGTTATGTTATTCTattctgaccgatttcggccatggcagcCAATCTTAAAGCAGACTACGcgaactttacgtgcttttcatGGGTCGGTGAGCTGCTACTGAAAAATTTCCTACCGaaaacccaattactttttacaGTCCCAACCTGGGTTTCGAACCCAGGGCCTCGGGATGTCTTTATCAAGGCGCTAGACCAATGAAGCAATCGAAAAGAAGTAAAAGgttaatataattgatgaatCATCGTAACTACTAATACAATAAATTCCAAactgtatttcttttttaagcTTTCACGACTTATCTACTTATCAGGAAATTTTCCTTAGAcattatcagggctatagaaaacgagatatatatatgctttataatatattataatttttaaattttatttttataaaatagctaaTAAACAAAGGAACCAAAATCACTTTACAGTCAAATCCTGGTAAACAACAAACAGGTAAATCCTGAGATTAACGCATACAAACAATCAAATTctttacctttatatatatatatatatatatatatatatatatagcttaatCGATGCAGCCTTATACAAATGTCACAACAAAAACACGATAACATTAagttattaatcataaaatatataagtaatttcaaAATGCAATTTGCGATTTCAAGCtctaattgaataaagtaaaatCGTGTTTTTCGCAATTAATAGACATTAAACACATTGCTGTTATTAACCATCCTCTTGCGTATTGTttctttgtatatacatatatatttttcaccaataaaaatattggagAAGTATAATGAGAAATATATTtagctgtataatttattttatttcattaaggtGCAAATATTATACAGTACTCTACTCTTAAAcgatagataaaaaatacaaaaacaaaaatatatcaagtaAGCACtaagttaacaaataaaataataaaaaaaaaacatcaacatCGAAGGACCGACAATGATTTCTTAAATACTATTAggcaaattaaaattcattatctcaaagaaactaattattttactccatatttatttataatatgctttcttttattagaaattattcGAATTACCACGAATTTTCACGTTTCACATTATTGGAAGTCCCGTAATGCcaacattattttatctatgCATTTTTGTAGTTTTAACTAGCAACTGGTCGTGTCATTACAGCCAAGTTAAGACATTACGACTCACAAGTCGCCATTGTACATTCACGATACTATTTCGAAAACCTTCACGCACGCGCCAACGACAATTGGCCAAATTTTCCACTCAATCGCATTAACATAGCGCAAACCTATATAATATgaacataatcattatttttttatatacagaattataatataaataactgatACTTTCGGCTACATAAACATAAGGGacgttattaatattcttatattaatatttttttttctttcacacatatccgtaacagcctgtgaatgtcccactgctgggctaaaggcctcctctcctctttttgaggagaaggtttggagcttattccaccacgctgctccaatgcgggttggtggaatacacatgtggcagaatttcagtgaaattagacacatgcaggtttcctcacgatgttttccttcaccgtaaagcacgagatgaattataatcacaaattaagcacatgaaaattcagtggtgcttgcccgggtttgaacccacgatcatcggttaagattcacatgttcttaccactgggccatctcggctttcacacatatatcatttattttcacacatatatcatttaataattattacaacttCCAGTTCTCTAGACAACTACACTGTGATGTCACTGAATCATCCAACACCGATGATGAACGATCCATGCTTTGACCCAAACCTCCCAACTGTCATCTATACATTTGGGTATAGAGGGAAAACATATGGCCCAGCCACAACTGCAGTACTCAGTAGATACTTGGAAACCAAGAAACGAAATGTTTTACTACTCGATTGGCAGGAAGAAGCTCAGAGCGGAGTTTTGGGTATACCCCTTGGATATGCGTTGTACGCTGTACCGAACGCGAAACGAGTGAGTTCAtttccatattatttaaatatgcagGGAGTCAATTCTACTAATctttaacgattacgatacgttcccgactCAATTCTAAACGAACTTTGATTATTCTACATCCATTCGGATCacaaccgaaccgatatgatgttaacatataccgttatttCATAACCAAAcgaaattgttaacttttataccaACAAGCgataattgaattaaagaataggaaaacggagaAACGGTAACGATTACCTTCGGCTAACGAACgtcttcgattcgattgcgataaagtgacaattcgTTTGTAGAATCGACTCCAGGTCAAGAACGACCCGCGtttaagaatttttaattaattaatttaaatgttctgATTCCCATTCAAAACTATGCatgagttattaaataaaataaacagtgaCAATCGTTTTGTTTtgaaaaagaaataagaaaatcgGCTAACGTTTTAAAAAGTTCTGTATTTTTCTGTTTGAACGGAATCCTGAtgaaaattaaaacagtaaatTATTTACTCTTCTTAAtcgcattaaaataaaatatcagcatataaataaacttttccgcatgttttattagatttattgcgtataatttgcattttaaaatttgtttaatagtTTGATAGCCGCATCTACGGctaaataatttgtgtttattttcacAATTTCTGTCAcacttgatatattttttttaacatttacagATCGGCCACGAACTCGGCGACGCGCTGGTAACCCTATCGCAAGTCGGTCTGAACATGACTGAAGTTCATCTCGTGGGACATTCCTTGGGGGCTCATATCATGGCATTTGCTGGCAGATGGACTAGAAAAAGGGGACAAGTCATATCCAGGTACAAATAGCTACGAATTgaagatgaaaaataataagcaaCGCCATAATAATAGCCAAatctcatttaaataaaaagtattttagtgAGACTTGGCTACCAACATACTTCTTTTATTACAACCGGAAACCTCAAgacactttaatataaataataattcaatggcTTGGCCTCAAGTTGAATAAAATTTGACCATAAGCTTGTgatagttttttaaatgaaagtcaTTTTTGCGAATAGGACATTCTTTTATGTTTGAATAtgcgtaattaattatatgcatAATTTTAGGTGCGTTCCGTTTTATCATAAGATATTAACATTCATGTATAAAcgcaaacaaatataaaaaataatattttcaggaTCACAGGTCTAGATCCAGCGCGTGCTCTATTTGAAGGTACATTCGCGATACAGACCGGCTTGGACCGCACCTGTGCTAAGTTTGTTGATATTATCCATACGAACCCTGGATCGTACGGGACCAGTAAGTCAACTGGCACTGTCGACCTGTGGCCGAACTATTCACCCGATGACGGCATGCAGCCCGGATGTCCCAGCGGGACATTTGATATGTTCACTCCGGAAGGTaatgaatatttcttaattatataataataaaatgacgagacggttggcgtggttggtagatagtaGATAgtagcctttcacgccgaaggttgtttgttcgattcccacccaggacagacatttttgtgcacgaccatgtctgtttgttctgagtctgagtgtaattatctatataagtatgtagtaacaaaagaaaagtagtgtatgtagtatatcagttatctggtttccatagcacaagctctgcttaatttgggatcagacggtcgtgtgtgaataatgtcttaagatgttattattatcatattttgaattaataattgattaatgtCATAGAAAAATATTTCCAGATCTGTGTAGCCACGATCGCGCGTGGCGATACCTCGTCGAATCCATTAGTTATGGGACAGCGTTCCCAGCAGCGGCAGCTGAGAACTACAACGCATGGCTCGCTATGGAAACCGCACCAGCTATCACAAATTATATGGGAGATTTAACTAATACAAagtaagttaatgtaaaaacatCTCGAGACACTATACAtatcatattacatttattatctataaatactaTAGAAACAGCTAGTCTAACCTTAGTCGGTCTTGTAGCTTACGAGGCTGACAAATTTAAATAGCTGAGCTGGGAgtcataaagtttttaatattaaaattccgTGTCCCGAAAAAGACGTGAATATGTTTGATGTACACGACCTCTCCCGATTGTGTTAGATTGCCATCCCATAGGATTATCAGAGTGCACCCGTTTTTTTTGTGCACGATTACATCTCCAGATCAGTTTGAATAgccttgagaatggccgccatggccgaattTCGATCAGATATATAGACTTATAGACATACATTCTACATACTAAACAGCTAAATAcgtcatatttaatttgattacgtAAATTTTAACTACGTTAGTACGTTATGgaattgtattgttttacttacaaaataaatcacttacatacataagaattattgacaagaatatgtaatattaatatgtgtttgtacaaaaatcaaaattaaaaatagctactatatgactcttttattattttcaaaactataaattgaattttaaagaaatctatattttgtgtgttttgtaaactattaattttttgtttcgttATCTGACGTTACATGATAATAACATCTTTaccgaatattttatatacaaataaaaaaatatctatttaaaaaaattaaaatttataacaaaactaaaataatatatttttcggtttatagacatttatttctcataaagaatacaaaaaattcacttaaaatgagaaatatacaattttttacgttaatttaagttaaaaataaagatagtgTCTCGGATACAGTAAATTAAAGTagttaacaatttttatatatataatcattcgTTCTTCATTCGTTTACTGAACGTTCTTGGTCGAGAccttaatatacaattttatattataaatacaatttccttacatatgaaattggcgttttgtgcgggaggaatataaagttttttttttttgtaaaatatattcaattaatcaaagtatgcaccgttattATCTATgaacttttgccatctcataggtagttcattgatccctttactaaaaaaaccatgggggcgagaaccaaaaaactctttgaaggcggtttgggctgccgcatcggagttgaattttttccttgtaagaagttgtccaaattccggaaaaaatggtaatctgttgcaGCAAGGTTCGGGGTGTACGGTGattgtcgcagacattccaattgtagctcatctaacttagtggttgtttgttgtacagtgtgtggtcttgcgttgtcgtgaagcagcagtggcctaaaGCGACCAAtatcggttgtttagcagctagttcttcaaTCATGATCATTCTTCATCatcagattttagaaagctgtagtgaactggtggtagggctttgtacaagctcgtctgggtaggtaccacccactcatcagatattctaccgcaaaacaacagtactttgtattattgtgttccggtttgaagtgtgagtgacccagtgtaattacaggcacatgggacaaatctcagttcccaaggttggtggcgcattggctatgtaagcgatggttgaaatttcttacaatgccaatgtctaagggcgtttagtgaccactaaccatcaggtggcccatatgatcgttcgccttcctattctataaaaaagaagaaaaaaagacaccggcgctagtccaccaaacacatacaagtaactttttctgagtcaattttcgtttagggtaggatttggcttcagccattgcgacgagcgcttccgattatcgtacagtatacACTTTtaatcacaagtaatgattcggtTAAGCAAAGTCGGTTAAGCAAAGTatcacagcagtcgacgcgtgttagcaagttcgattcactcaattcatgaggtaccctatatcgttcaagtttttttactttcccgatttgcttcaagtggattaatacagttttatcacttaccccgaagcctacAGCTATCTCTATAGTgcttcttcattttccactttggtctccgaccgtccacggggttggttctgaaggtcgaaatttccagaacgaaaacgttgaaaccaaaaacgtaccgtgctttcttttgcgacaccagcgccgtacacatcattaatccttcgagttgtttctgcagcactagtcccacggtagaactcgtactcgtaaatataccgatatttcatgttttccattgtgcggtaataagcgacgccaaagaaaaaaatattgaggaaaaaacaaataaatgactttcaaaactcaaatgtaccagctaaatgaatttacaaatttgaatttggaattttcaaccaaagaggagatatttcagatcaaagtggtcagtacgacaaaacgctaatttcatatgtaaggatctaATAATTATCAGTTCATTGAAAAACGGTGTCTCGAATGTCGGCAAAATGTTTctggaactttggaagtaaaattaaagtggagtTAAGtagaatattgttgtattacaaatgtagatataataatcaagacctatttgtagtgcataatgTAACGGAGTTATCAGCAAATCActtggaatatttaaaattacggtTTGTTTAAATCTACTCCTATTGcgattggaatagactatatagATGttaaagcatgtaaagccgctgggtcctgcgcctgaactctttccggtcatgtcggattgccgtcctatcgcattttgagagttagggaatagagagtgcacctgtgtttgcgcaaacacttttgcactataatatctcctgcgcagttggctaatctgagattgaccgccgtggctgaaatcggtctggaggacattattatttattattattataaatgttaagaaGTTTCATTAATATCACAGAGTTGCACgcgtattattgtttttttaatatatttatagaaactaAGTATGtaactgttattttaatatatccagAGCCCGTGGAAACTATTTTCTCACGACGAATCAACAAACACCGTTTAGCAAAGGATCGTCCGGGATGATGCCGGACCAATCGAGAAGACGACGCAACTCAGCAAATTCAGCGCTCTCCGTTATTTTCAAACTCTTGAGATAAAACGTTAATAccaaaaattcataaaaaatatattttaaaacagcgAATTCATCGTTTTTTATATGTTCTTAGAAAACATCATATtgctaaaaaattataactctcAAAGTATGCAAATTAAAACAGTAAAAGATTATTGACATTAACTTTttgcaacaaaaataataaaattacaaactgaaataaaattccaatgtaattttaaaatattacagtaggaagacaaaaaatatatttcatacattagAATGTAAAATCAGTTGAGAGTCGTAATTATTAGTGTGCTTCTTTAAAAAGCACTGTTTCTTGCATTTATAAATTAGCATAGTATAATCTAGTTATTTAagcataatattgtattaaaatagtcCTCAAAGTTAACAAGGGACGAAAAAGTTATTGTGATTAGTTTTAAATtagacagataataaaataatggaatAAATCCACTTATGgtgcctaattttttttttttaataatctttaatcTGTCAATATGTGGAATTTGAGATTAATTTCGCGCCGTTAACGATGATAAGGTGACGCGCGcgctgtttattttattataataatatgaaattagcatttcggaaatattatttgtcattgGCGACTAATGTTAGTCTATGTATTTTTTCCTGTAATCttcactataatttattattttcttacattataaaaattattgcctttgttttaacgctggaaaaacgctttacgcgtttcccccacgggaacagtggggggtatatggggctcgtcggtgtccaaggcgccgagtaatacatcggaatacccactaaaaatcagcggtaccctttttgtcttaacgaggagcgccacgggatcgctt from the Nymphalis io chromosome 10, ilAglIoxx1.1, whole genome shotgun sequence genome contains:
- the LOC126771328 gene encoding phospholipase A1-like isoform X1, giving the protein MYKAQSCIWIVAIIIGFFLDNTQTAWLRCYKSSLDNYTVMSLNHPTPMMNDPCFDPNLPTVIYTFGYRGKTYGPATTAVLSRYLETKKRNVLLLDWQEEAQSGVLGIPLGYALYAVPNAKRIGHELGDALVTLSQVGLNMTEVHLVGHSLGAHIMAFAGRWTRKRGQVISRITGLDPARALFEGTFAIQTGLDRTCAKFVDIIHTNPGSYGTSKSTGTVDLWPNYSPDDGMQPGCPSGTFDMFTPEDLCSHDRAWRYLVESISYGTAFPAAAAENYNAWLAMETAPAITNYMGDLTNTKARGNYFLTTNQQTPFSKGSSGMMPDQSRRRRNSANSALSVIFKLLR
- the LOC126771328 gene encoding phospholipase A1 VesT1.02-like isoform X2 — translated: MYKAQSCIWIVAIIIGFFLDNTQTAWLRCYKSSLDNYTVMSLNHPTPMMNDPCFDPNLPTVIYTFGYRGKTYGPATTAVLSRYLETKKRNVLLLDWQEEAQSGVLGIPLGYALYAVPNAKRIGHELGDALVTLSQVGLNMTEVHLVGHSLGAHIMAFAGRWTRKRGQVISRITGLDPARALFEGTFAIQTGLDRTCAKFVDIIHTNPGSYGTSKSTGTVDLWPNYSPDDGMQPGCPSGTFDMFTPEEKYFQICVATIARGDTSSNPLVMGQRSQQRQLRTTTHGSLWKPHQLSQIIWEI